In Desulfatiglans anilini DSM 4660, a single genomic region encodes these proteins:
- a CDS encoding methylenetetrahydrofolate reductase produces the protein MKLKEALQKKRFVVTTEIQTPLDQESGGLIIQNLERIRGRVDGITLSETELEGVVGDTIKTCELLKQNRFESIYQTTTREKNRIQLQKDLIAAHQAGVENLLVFTEDYRITGDSLQEMMFFHVDAGKLKSVLDHIREGHTVDGREIPDKAEFLLGSGVESVWGRNVPDLELREMEEMVRVGAGYFLTTPVFDLDRFQKFLSRTNTFGVPVIAEVLILRTAGVARFLNRHLRSGLVPEWVIRKLAQAADIEKASLELFADTIKGLREICDGVHIITIGGESKLRQYLDAAKLR, from the coding sequence ATGAAACTCAAGGAGGCCCTGCAAAAAAAGCGATTCGTCGTCACGACCGAGATCCAGACACCGCTCGACCAGGAATCCGGCGGGCTGATCATCCAGAACCTCGAGCGGATCCGCGGGCGCGTCGACGGGATCACCCTGTCCGAGACCGAACTCGAGGGCGTGGTGGGCGACACGATCAAAACCTGCGAACTGCTCAAACAGAACCGCTTCGAATCGATCTATCAGACCACCACCCGGGAGAAGAACCGGATCCAACTCCAGAAAGACCTGATCGCCGCCCACCAGGCGGGCGTGGAAAACCTTCTCGTCTTCACGGAGGACTATCGGATCACGGGAGACAGCCTGCAGGAGATGATGTTCTTCCACGTGGACGCCGGCAAGCTGAAGTCCGTCCTCGATCACATCCGTGAAGGACACACGGTCGACGGACGGGAGATCCCGGACAAGGCGGAGTTCCTTCTGGGGTCGGGTGTCGAATCGGTCTGGGGGCGGAACGTCCCGGACCTCGAACTCCGGGAAATGGAGGAAATGGTCCGGGTCGGCGCCGGCTACTTCCTGACCACCCCGGTCTTCGATCTGGACCGCTTTCAGAAATTCCTCTCCCGCACCAACACATTCGGTGTGCCGGTCATCGCCGAGGTCCTCATCCTGCGGACAGCCGGCGTAGCCCGTTTTCTGAACCGCCACCTCAGGAGCGGGCTTGTGCCCGAATGGGTGATCCGGAAACTCGCCCAGGCCGCGGACATCGAAAAGGCGAGTCTGGAGTTGTTCGCCGACACGATTAAAGGACTCAGAGAGATCTGCGACGGCGTCCACATCATCACCATCGGCGGGGAGTCGAAGCTGCGGCAGTATCTGGACGCCGCCAAGCTGCGCTAG
- a CDS encoding response regulator — MDDVFTVFAAGQYCNVPSRTIIEWIEAGRIKAHETAGGHRRIKRTDLEQFMREKGIPIPAEAPAATRRRILVVDDDPIIVESIVQALEEDEHDYDVISASDGFEAGLQVAHFQPDLLILDIMMPDIKGYEVCKKIKSSPETRDTRIIVLSAYLDDEKFERMKENGADACFSKPLPLPRLKEEVRRQLEDRA; from the coding sequence ATGGACGACGTCTTCACCGTTTTCGCCGCCGGCCAGTACTGCAATGTCCCTTCCAGAACCATCATCGAGTGGATCGAAGCAGGGCGCATCAAGGCCCATGAAACCGCCGGGGGGCACCGGCGCATCAAGCGCACCGACCTGGAACAGTTCATGCGGGAAAAGGGGATCCCGATCCCGGCGGAGGCGCCGGCCGCCACCCGCCGCCGGATCCTGGTGGTCGATGACGATCCGATCATCGTGGAAAGCATCGTTCAGGCCCTGGAGGAGGACGAACATGATTACGACGTCATCTCGGCCTCCGACGGGTTCGAAGCCGGGTTGCAGGTCGCGCACTTCCAGCCCGATCTCCTCATCCTGGACATCATGATGCCGGACATCAAAGGCTACGAGGTCTGCAAGAAGATCAAGTCGTCTCCCGAGACGCGCGATACCCGGATCATCGTTCTTTCCGCCTATCTGGATGACGAGAAGTTCGAGCGCATGAAGGAGAACGGCGCAGACGCCTGTTTTTCCAAGCCGCTGCCCCTGCCCCGCCTCAAAGAAGAGGTGCGCCGTCAACTGGAGGACAGGGCGTAA